The Acinetobacter chinensis genomic sequence GATTTAAGATCAGTTGGCCTGTATCATTGAAGTTATATGGCATAGCCTGCTTCCAATAGAGTTCAATAAACTTTTCAGCTATGTCACTGTACTCAAGTGCCAATTCATCACCACAATCTTCACCTTTTTCAATGGCTAATCGACTCAGACTAATGAGCAAAGCAAACTTATAGGTGCTGCTAAAGCTACCTGACTGCAAAATCAGTTGGATATTTTTCAGGAATTTAAGTTGCTCTTGGGCTGTTGGAATGCAATTAATCATTTTTCTCCCACAAAATATTGAGCCACTGCTCTTCTCGGTCAGGTCTGTTATCCACTGTAATCCACTGTTGAACCAGACTGACCTGATCAAACTGTGCTAAAAGTTCTTGTGCTTGCTGTTCATTTAAATCTGTAAACTCTCGACCATCTTTTTCTCGATCTGAGTCTCCATATTTAAACGACATGTAAATCACACCATTGGGCTTTAATGCTTGAAGCATTTTTTCAAGGGCTTCAGCTAATCTACTACGTTCACAATGAAGTAGGGATGCGCATGCCCAAACCCCATCGTAAACAGCGACTTCATCAACCTCATAGAAACTCTGATGCTTCACTTGAATGCCTGTCAATTCAGTTGCCTTTTTAACAAGCTGTTCTGAGTAATCAATTGCATCAACCCGATACCCTTTTTTCTTAAAAACCAAAATATCACGCCCTGACCCACAGCCGACATCCAGGATATGGGCATTTATAGGCAACAAATTTAGAAAAGGCTGATAGAGGCTTTCCATATCCACATAAAGAGTCAAGTTCGTAAATTCTTCTGCATGGTAATTGTAGTAATCTATTGTTTTCATTCAGAACACTTAGGCTAAAAGACATACATAGTCTATAAGAAAACAAAAAAATAAGGGAGCCGTAGCTCCCACCTTATTCACGGCTCGCTAACTTATTTTCAATCCACTGATGAATTTCATAAGCTGACCAGCCAATACGGTTTTGTGTGATTTTTACTTTCTTCGGAAAAGTTGGATCATAGTAAGGCGAGTATTCATCCATCATTTCATAAATTGTTGATCTACCTACACCTACAAATTTGATCACTTCTTTAATATTGATAATCTGATTCATCTGAAAAGTCTGACCTGTGAACGCATTCATGATGTTTACTCCTGATCACTGATGCGAGCGGGTATTCGCTCAAATGATCGGCCTCCTGTGTAAAGTTTCACTTTCAGGAGTTCACAGCATGAACTGATTTCTGCAATCCCTGCTGAAGATCCCGTACTTGGCTTAATCCCTTATCCTGCTTCTGATCCCACTGTTCTTCACCAGAATAAAACTCTTCAACCGCTTCCACACCATCTTCACTGTTCATTTCAAACCTCACATTGTCATAGCCATGCCTCGCTGTGCGATCCAGTGCCTCCTGATTAAAACCACTTTGCTTACCCTGCTGATCAATATCCTTCGCCATCTGAATGGCCTGCTGCAGGTCTGTCCCATCTCTGAGCGTCAGATCCACGTAATACACAGGCGTTCGATAGCTTTGTGTGGTGGACTTACCCCGAAGTGTCAGTTGCAGTGGAAGGCATGACAACAGACCATTCGATGCAGCATGGTAATAACTCAACCGTGCTGCCAACGTCCGAATACTGTTAAAACCCGTGGTTCTAAAAATAAATGTCCCAAGTTCATCAGATTCGTCCAGATTGACATAAAGACGTCCATAAAGCTTACAGAGTCCACTCTGTCCCAGTGGACATAAGTCAGGAGACGGACATGGATGCTGCTCTACGCCCTGACTGGTCAGCCGCTGGCAGATTTCTCCATTGCCGACACATATGAGACGTCCTGTCTGATGGTCAAATAAGGTATATTCCGCTCTCAGGTTGAGATCAGGATCATTGAAAATCATCCGTACCGGAATACTTCTTAGCTTTTGGTTCTGTACTTTGGCACGCAGCTGCTCATCTAAAGGATGTTTCACCCATCCATCTTTATTCTGAATCTGACTGGTGATGGTGAACTGATCATCCTTTTCAGGGATACGTTTGCCGTTCTTTTCAACCATCCTGCCTATACTGATTCGTCCCAGTACAGGTGGTGTAATTGCTAAACCTTTGATCATGATCATTACCTCTTCTGTTTAAATATTCTGATTTGCCTGATCAGAATGAAATCTGCATAAAAAAATCCCATGCGGCCTGGCATGGGATGTCTGGGTCATTGCTGAATGTTCTGCTTAGGCTAATCGGTATAGATACTGAAACGTCTTGAACCCTGTTTAGCCTGTGGAAACTGATTCAGATATTCAGGATGCAGTTTCAGTAAAGCCTTACTGTTTAAACTGACCGAGTCCTTCGCCTTTTTCCACGTCACTGAACCTGTTTTAAAGGTTGCCCGTTCAGTGTTCTGCATTCTGGACTGCAACTGATGTTTCAGCAGATCAAACTGCTCTTGGTACTTTTCTATGTGATTGCGTGCCTGAATCAGCTGTTCAAACTGTTGACTGGCCTGCTCATCCTCAGATAAGTCAGTTGTACTCAGCGGCACATGCTCAGGATACAGCTGCTGCAATGCTCTGGCTGCCGACGCGCTGGCATCGGCTTCAGGTGGCGTATCCTTTTCCACACACTCCCAGAAGTAACGCTCTGCCTGGATGATGTGCTGAATCACTGATTCTGAGCGGGTCACTTTAAAGATACGGGTTTCATGTCCACAGATCAGCACACAGATATGTGCCGCCTTCCTGCCGGTAACGGCTAACTGATGCTGTACCTGACACAGCACATACAGCGGCACACCATCGCGCCATAGTCTGGCACCGTATTCTCCGGCTGTTTTACATTCAAGTATCTGTACATCGGCATCCCCTGTGACGGCATAATCCAGGTTGGCCAGCATGAAATGCCTGTCAGGATCGGGATGCTGCAGAACAGCATTGACCCTGCGGACTTTATAGCCGGTATGCATGCTGTAGTATTCAGCCACTAAAGGCTCCAGGCGTTTTCCCCAGTACAGTGGTGCATGCCCTTCGCTTTCATCTTCAATGGATTGTTGAATCCGTCCTGTTTTAATCATCCACAGTTCAAGCATCGACATATAGGGGTTCAGTCCGCACGCTGCGGCACAGTCACTGCTGCCGATGCCTTGCCGACGTACTTCCAGCCATTCGGCCTGAGTGAGTTTTCGGGTATCCACAAAGCGTTTTGCGGTAAACAGTTTAGGACGGCCGGCATAGCTGTTGACTGCGGGATTCGGTGTTACATTCAGAGAGCTGTTCAGAGCTGTATTCATCATTATTTCCTGTTTTATAAATTTAGGGCATAAAAAAGCCGTGCCCGAAGACACAGCTTTGAATGCCGTCAATCAGATATTTCTGAGATGGAGACTGGAGAACCTGTACACAGACCCAGGGCGCTGCTCACAGTACAGGTCAGCGGTCAGGCTTAAGCAATCATGCTTAAAGCCTGTTCCAGTCCACGCTGCTTAAGTCCGGCACCTGCACCGAACCATGCTGAATCAAGCCGGTGATCCTGACTCATTGCCCGACGTTCATGATCAGCAAACTCAGTAATACTGCACAGCAGACCATAGGCTGTACCTTTTGCTGAGCTGAGTTCTGCCCCGCGCCCCTGACCATTGAACATTTCCATGGTTTTTGTCATGGCTCTTGCATTCGGTTCAGGTTTTTCCTTCTTAACCGATTGCGCTGCCTGAGCTGCCACCCCCCGGTAGAACTGAATGATACTGTCCTCCTGATCGGTCACATTCATGCCGGTGCTGTTGAACACCGCATCAAAATAGGCTGCTGCCTCAGTCTGAGTAACCTTACGCTGTGTCAGCTGTTTCATTTCATACATATGTTCATCCCATGCACGCACTGAAATCCCCAATTGCTGTTTAATCTTTTGTGCATCAAACCGGGTACTATGAGGAACCTTGACTACACCTGCACTGCTGTTCTGCCCTTTGAGGGCAATCGCCAGGGTGTTGTTGCAGACCACTCTGATACTGGTGAACTGTGCTGTGGTCGCCAGGGTACCGTCACATCCTGTTGCCAGTAAAATATAACCATTGCTGACATCCTTCGCCTTCAGTGCTGTACTCTGCCCAGTCCTTGCCAGCGCCCAGAATTTCCTGCCACCTTTCAGCACACCTGCAGTTTCCAGTTCAAAGCCGGACTGTTCAGTCAGGTCACGGTAAAACTCCAGTATTTCCCGGGGCTGGACTTCCTGATAACGCTGACTGACCACAGACAACGGAGCATGAGTATCTGAACGGTATAACACCCGCTGTTCCTCATAGGGCATGATGATGCTCTGTCCCCGTTCATTCTGTGCCATATAACTGACATTTGAGGATTCAATCTGCCAGTCCATGCCGGCCTGCTGAGCCCAGACGTCAACGGGCTGGTTCTGACTGAGCTGACTGCCAAGACCATGCCATGGGGTCTGCCCCACATAAGCCATATTTTCAATTTGATGTGCCATGATAATTTCCTTAAAAAAATTGCTGTTTTTAAAATGATCCAGTTCAGATTCCGGGCATAAAAAAGACCTGCTGAAAAAAGCAGGCCAAAGGGGGTAAATCATGCAGTGTTCAATCTGCGTGAAGATTCATGTAAATGTTATATATCTGAAATATATTGAAATCGGGAACGGTCGGTAAGCGTACAGCTTTTCAGCTGAACCTGCCGGCTGCGATTGACCTTGTACAGCTCTGCGATTATGATTTGGATGCTGGCCTACATTGCCAGCCGGTTTTGACAGACCGCTTACCCAAAGCACACTAAAAAGTTCATCTTTTTGGTGGGCGACCCTGCGTGTCCCCCTCTGCGGCGGAACGGGAGGGGGACACCTCCGGGTGTGCTGATCTTTTTGGGTATCAGTCTGTCAACCCTCTTTCGTTTCGCCACCATTATTTGACAGTGATGTGGTGAAACTTCTTTATACCCAAAGGAGTCATCATCATGACCAAGCATTATCCCGTACTGCTGTTTTCTCTTCAGCCTGCCTGGGCTGCAGCACTGCCCTGACTTAAATTTACAGATTTTATTTCTGCCTGAAGACGGTCATGTCCTGTGGACGGCTTACGCCTGTCTTTTATGCCGATTCAGACGGATAAAAAATTCCTGTTCCAGAATAACCAGAACAATAAATTTTAAGGGGGCGAATGAAAACTTCATTCTTCATGACATCCATCGCTTTGACTGTGCTTCTGCTTACAGGCTGTGCCGGTAAGTCCGAACGTCAGTTTATCAGTGGATGCAGATCCGGCGGTGGTGACACTGCCACGTGCAGCTGTATCTACAGCAAGCTTGAAAAGAAATTCGGTGCTGATGCACTGGAGCATGAAATCCGCACCATCCAGCAGACCGAAGCTTTTCACCGGGAAATGATCAACAGTACTTATCAGTGTCTGAAGGAGTAAGGCATGAGGATTATTGCCGGTATTATCTGCATCACCGCAGTCATCCTTTTCCTGGGATTGCCCTTCATCGGAATGATGATTCTGTTCGGGCTTTTCTGCTTACTTGCTCAATTCGCATTTGGGGGAAATAAATGAATCCATCCATTAAATCATGGCTGATCAGCGGCTATTTTATCATCGGCCTGCTGTATACGCTCTATCAGAGCTTCTGGGGACAGTACAGCTACAAGTCCTTTGCCTATCATCTCGGCCAGGGTGTGATCTGGCCTGCAGTGATGTTCCCATCCGTGGGAAAATTTATCGGGGGCATGATCATCCTGATCATCATCGGCATTATTGCCCTGCGTTCAAAATAATCTGAAAAAACACATAACATATTAAGGAACTAAAATGAAAAAACTGATCACCGCATTATTACTGTCCGCCTCTGCCACTTCTGCTTTTGCAGCAGATCAGATGACGGTCAGTGGTAAAAAAGTAACCATGAGTGATACACGTTCAACACTGATTCAGAAGTTTGGCAAACCTGAATCCGGTACAGCACAGTTCAGCAACTGGACGCTGGGGAATCTGAGCATTTATGCCAGCCACCCTTCAAAGGGACTGAGTCAGTTCAGTGTGACACAGACCGGCAGAAAATCCGGCAGCCCTGTCATCACAACAGGAGGTAAAACCCTTCAGCTGGGTAAGGATACTATCCGTACCGCCACAGACAAACTGAAACATGGCTGTTTCAGTTTTGACGAGGGTCGTCAGGGATCAACCTATTCCATGGCGCTTCAGCCTGCCGGTCAGAAGTACTACATCATTCTTGAAACAACAGGAGATGCTTATGATGTCAGAACCATGGCCGGCATGCCGATTACAGGCTTTACATTTACAAAGGAAAATCCTGAGTCCAGTGAAGGCTGTCGCTGATTCCCCTCTGTCATAAGAATGTATTCTCCTGACAGCATTCAGTACAGGCTGACCCTTATCAGTCAGCCTGTTTCTTTCACTGCTGTTCAGTCCTGCCGGCCGTAAAAGCTCCGCTGACAGATCTTACAGCAGTATCCGGTGGAGATCCCTGCACCGGTATCATTCCGGTGTGTTTCCATCAGATGCGCACAGGCTGCCCTGAGCAGCACCTCTGCCAGTCCTGCAACCCAGGGTGACAGGCGTAACCCTCCTGAAAGCGTTTTAAAGAGTATTCTCCCGGCTCCGAGCTGAGAGATCAGACTGACCGGACTCTGCTCAGGTCTGTGTCCATGTGGATGAGAAACAAAAACCGGATAAACCTGGTCAGAATGACAATATGGGCAATGTATAAACATGGCAGTACAACTCCTGTGAAAAATAATGGGCTTTA encodes the following:
- a CDS encoding recombination directionality factor, translating into MIKGLAITPPVLGRISIGRMVEKNGKRIPEKDDQFTITSQIQNKDGWVKHPLDEQLRAKVQNQKLRSIPVRMIFNDPDLNLRAEYTLFDHQTGRLICVGNGEICQRLTSQGVEQHPCPSPDLCPLGQSGLCKLYGRLYVNLDESDELGTFIFRTTGFNSIRTLAARLSYYHAASNGLLSCLPLQLTLRGKSTTQSYRTPVYYVDLTLRDGTDLQQAIQMAKDIDQQGKQSGFNQEALDRTARHGYDNVRFEMNSEDGVEAVEEFYSGEEQWDQKQDKGLSQVRDLQQGLQKSVHAVNS
- a CDS encoding helix-turn-helix transcriptional regulator yields the protein MNAFTGQTFQMNQIINIKEVIKFVGVGRSTIYEMMDEYSPYYDPTFPKKVKITQNRIGWSAYEIHQWIENKLASRE
- a CDS encoding YqaJ viral recombinase family nuclease, which gives rise to MNTALNSSLNVTPNPAVNSYAGRPKLFTAKRFVDTRKLTQAEWLEVRRQGIGSSDCAAACGLNPYMSMLELWMIKTGRIQQSIEDESEGHAPLYWGKRLEPLVAEYYSMHTGYKVRRVNAVLQHPDPDRHFMLANLDYAVTGDADVQILECKTAGEYGARLWRDGVPLYVLCQVQHQLAVTGRKAAHICVLICGHETRIFKVTRSESVIQHIIQAERYFWECVEKDTPPEADASASAARALQQLYPEHVPLSTTDLSEDEQASQQFEQLIQARNHIEKYQEQFDLLKHQLQSRMQNTERATFKTGSVTWKKAKDSVSLNSKALLKLHPEYLNQFPQAKQGSRRFSIYTD
- a CDS encoding DUF932 domain-containing protein, with the protein product MAHQIENMAYVGQTPWHGLGSQLSQNQPVDVWAQQAGMDWQIESSNVSYMAQNERGQSIIMPYEEQRVLYRSDTHAPLSVVSQRYQEVQPREILEFYRDLTEQSGFELETAGVLKGGRKFWALARTGQSTALKAKDVSNGYILLATGCDGTLATTAQFTSIRVVCNNTLAIALKGQNSSAGVVKVPHSTRFDAQKIKQQLGISVRAWDEHMYEMKQLTQRKVTQTEAAAYFDAVFNSTGMNVTDQEDSIIQFYRGVAAQAAQSVKKEKPEPNARAMTKTMEMFNGQGRGAELSSAKGTAYGLLCSITEFADHERRAMSQDHRLDSAWFGAGAGLKQRGLEQALSMIA
- a CDS encoding class I SAM-dependent methyltransferase, with the translated sequence MKTIDYYNYHAEEFTNLTLYVDMESLYQPFLNLLPINAHILDVGCGSGRDILVFKKKGYRVDAIDYSEQLVKKATELTGIQVKHQSFYEVDEVAVYDGVWACASLLHCERSRLAEALEKMLQALKPNGVIYMSFKYGDSDREKDGREFTDLNEQQAQELLAQFDQVSLVQQWITVDNRPDREEQWLNILWEKND